A single Coraliomargarita sinensis DNA region contains:
- a CDS encoding Gfo/Idh/MocA family protein, with protein sequence MKAAKNRSRREFIRDSALIAGAPMILPSSVLGLNGKTPPSERIVLGGIGLGPRGREVLTGFLKQDDVQFVAIADAQVERANIIKRIVERKYGHKDCSTHQDMSDVLSRDDIDAVIIATGDRWHTTASVYAARAGKDIYCEKPCSMNIQESIELDEEVTKHERIFQAGTQRRNVPNFALAAELAQSGKLGSLTAVHAGILALREYRSPYPAQSTPDPSVTDWDKWVGPAPNLPYNQRYCRGGWRGHKGLYAAYYLPEWGAHTIDLCQWAAGMDGTTPVEYEAIDDTTIHAKYANGVKLVMRLAGFKGEGDWSEGLGTCPVRFEGENGWVEAGDNKKIVASEPTLVEGKKVDRLAGTNPHDHVRNFLDCVKTREQPSCNSTVARYGHLACFAAAASWKSGRKVTFDPQNPILPDHDESNSLQSYTRRAPYTI encoded by the coding sequence ATGAAAGCCGCCAAAAACCGCTCGCGCCGGGAATTCATCCGGGATTCGGCCCTCATCGCCGGGGCTCCCATGATTCTCCCCTCATCCGTATTGGGGCTGAACGGGAAAACGCCTCCGTCGGAACGGATCGTGCTTGGCGGCATCGGGCTCGGCCCACGCGGTCGCGAAGTGCTGACCGGTTTTCTGAAACAGGATGATGTCCAGTTTGTCGCTATTGCCGATGCTCAGGTTGAGCGGGCCAACATTATCAAGCGGATCGTGGAGCGCAAATACGGACACAAGGACTGCAGCACCCATCAGGATATGAGTGATGTTCTCAGCCGTGACGATATCGATGCCGTGATTATTGCCACCGGTGACCGCTGGCACACGACCGCTTCCGTCTATGCGGCACGTGCCGGAAAAGACATTTACTGCGAGAAGCCCTGCTCCATGAACATCCAAGAGAGCATCGAGCTGGACGAGGAAGTCACCAAGCACGAGCGCATCTTCCAGGCCGGCACCCAGCGCCGCAATGTACCCAATTTTGCTCTGGCCGCCGAACTGGCGCAGAGCGGAAAACTGGGCTCCCTCACCGCCGTCCACGCCGGGATTCTAGCCCTTAGAGAATATCGTTCTCCCTATCCAGCACAATCCACACCCGACCCTTCGGTCACGGACTGGGACAAATGGGTGGGGCCAGCACCGAATCTACCCTACAATCAACGCTACTGTCGGGGAGGATGGCGGGGCCACAAGGGCCTCTATGCCGCCTATTACCTGCCTGAATGGGGGGCCCACACCATCGATCTCTGCCAGTGGGCCGCCGGAATGGATGGCACGACGCCGGTCGAATACGAGGCGATTGATGACACCACGATTCACGCCAAATACGCCAACGGAGTGAAGCTCGTCATGCGCCTCGCCGGCTTTAAGGGGGAAGGCGACTGGAGCGAAGGTCTGGGCACCTGCCCCGTTCGTTTTGAAGGCGAAAACGGCTGGGTCGAAGCAGGCGACAACAAGAAAATCGTCGCCAGCGAACCAACGCTGGTGGAAGGTAAAAAGGTAGACCGGCTAGCCGGTACCAACCCCCACGACCACGTGCGTAATTTTCTCGATTGTGTAAAAACCAGAGAGCAGCCCTCCTGCAACAGCACCGTCGCGCGCTACGGACACCTCGCCTGTTTCGCTGCCGCCGCCAGTTGGAAAAGCGGACGGAAGGTCACATTCGATCCCCAAAATCCGATCCTGCCCGACCACGACGAATCGAATTCACTGCAAAGCTATACGCGTCGTGCGCCCTACACAATTTGA
- a CDS encoding YdjY domain-containing protein produces MIHSSIRPLIIAFGFMLGVSGMPLSLSAEEPVASKKSINDVIKLPGVQIDAKNRIVDVEAQISLEDGLLELIACTEGTKEHEAVVRINATPIHVHTALLLIGARNGTPAMRKPINEEKTRWMHVPPSGDPVHVSLVIKDEDGNPVERPISDFIRRTEGDPYMPDYGDGGEPADDDEAKESFPDVFAFTGSHLVEGKDGKKQYLADQSGHVITISTFGDEMLGLPDIQSRENGELVWELDPTYLPPLDTKVTLRLQPKAR; encoded by the coding sequence ATGATCCATTCATCCATCCGTCCCCTTATCATTGCTTTTGGCTTCATGCTCGGAGTCTCCGGAATGCCTCTTTCTCTGAGCGCAGAAGAGCCCGTAGCCTCAAAAAAGTCCATCAATGACGTCATCAAACTCCCGGGCGTTCAAATCGATGCCAAGAACCGCATCGTCGACGTGGAGGCCCAAATCAGTCTTGAGGATGGCCTCCTGGAACTGATCGCCTGCACGGAGGGAACGAAAGAACATGAGGCGGTGGTTCGAATCAATGCCACTCCGATTCACGTGCACACCGCGCTTTTGCTGATCGGAGCCCGAAACGGCACGCCAGCCATGCGCAAGCCGATCAATGAAGAAAAAACCCGCTGGATGCACGTGCCTCCCAGCGGCGATCCGGTCCATGTTTCTCTGGTGATCAAAGACGAGGACGGCAATCCTGTCGAACGGCCGATCAGCGATTTCATCCGCCGCACCGAAGGCGACCCTTACATGCCGGACTACGGCGATGGAGGAGAACCGGCCGATGACGACGAAGCCAAGGAAAGCTTCCCTGATGTTTTTGCCTTTACCGGTTCACACTTGGTTGAAGGCAAGGACGGCAAAAAACAGTATCTGGCCGATCAAAGCGGCCATGTGATCACCATCTCCACCTTTGGCGACGAAATGCTTGGCCTTCCCGACATCCAAAGCCGCGAAAACGGAGAACTGGTCTGGGAGTTGGACCCGACATACCTACCCCCACTCGACACCAAGGTCACCTTGCGGCTGCAGCCGAAAGCCCGATAA